A window of Mytilus edulis chromosome 10, xbMytEdul2.2, whole genome shotgun sequence contains these coding sequences:
- the LOC139490965 gene encoding piggyBac transposable element-derived protein 4-like, producing the protein MVNYDVIFLGVKLMMDDGDSGSEYESDIHISDSESEGDEELDEGIPMNRGPWFPVLDPGTFSLTEPNFHEQTGPVNFLPNSQILDYFMKFIDKPGRSVIDLLVAETNRYATQCIDEKSRPPRVVPEFARLKNWTPVTRQEILAFVGLVLSMGVVKKPTYESYWENNPRSWSMETPNFAQVMSRNRFQAILQFLHCNDNETAVPHDQPGYDPLHKISPVIDILNQTFSENYRLNQDVCVDERVVGFKGRHQLKQYLSNKKAHKWGIKLWVLAESYTGYTHQIKVYKGRRNEARSENGQGYQVVTELMTPHLNKDHHVTVDSFFTSPKLVHDLKDKGTFCTGTVIKTRRGMPKSYRTAKLQKGDMTVKYQGQLMAVLWADRRLVTILTTTGSASMINTTNSRGRDLAIPSAVKRYNFTMGGVDLGDQLLLQFEPNFKSVKMWRKLLFHQLVTAAVNAFICYKRTFVVETKLDHLKFQQQLCQDLIGNHRDGSRNQQIRTVRLEHRQLGRITERHFPERIPDGKRKKCVVCAGTDRFKKSRIQWWCRICKVGLCVGRCFKRYHTRINFEE; encoded by the exons atggtcaacTATGACGTCATTTTTCTGGGCGTAAAGTTAATGATGGACGACGGCGATTCGGGATCCGAATATGAATCGGACATACATATTTCAGACTCTGAATCAGAGGGAGATGAAGAACTGGATGAAGGAATTCCCATGAATAGGGGACCGTGGTTCCCTGTATTAGATCCAGGGACTTTTTCATTGACGGAACCaaattttcatgaacaaactGGACCGGTAAATTTTCTGCCAAATTCACAAATTTTGGATTACTTTATGAAATTTATAGACAAGCCGGGGAGAAGTGTTATCGACCTGTTAGTTGCCGAAACAAATCGATATGCCACCCAGTGCATTGATGAAAAAAGTCGACCCCCAAGAGTAGTGCCAGAGTTTGCACGATTGAAGAACTGGACTCCTGTGACACGCCAGGAAATTCTGGCATTTGTTGGACTAGTTCTTTCCATGGGTGTTGTTAAGAAACCTACATATGAGTCATATTGGGAGAACAATCCTAGATCATGGTCTATGGAAACACCAAATTTTGCCCAAGTAATGTCTAGAAATAGATTCCAGGCTATCTTGCAGTTTTTGCACTGTAACGACAACGAGACAGCAGTGCCACATGACCAACCAGGCTACGACCCACTCCACAAAATCAGTCCTGTTATAGACATTTTAAATCAGACATTTTCAGAAAATTACAG ACTTAACCAGGATGTTTGTGTAGATGAAAGAGTTGTGGGATTTAAAGGCCGACATCAGTTAAAGCAATATTTGTCCAACAAAAAGGCACATAAATGGGGGATTAAATTGTGGGTTTTAGCGGAATCCTACACCGGCTACACCCACCAGATTAAAGTATACAAGGGTAGACGAAACGAAGCAAGAAGTGAAAATGGACAG GGGTACCAAGTAGTGACGGAGTTGATGACACCTCATTTAAACAAAGATCATCATGTTACAGTTGATAGTTTCTTTACAAGTCCCAAATTGGTACATGATTTGAAAGATAAGGGTACATTCTGCACAGGAACTGTAATTAAAACCAGACGTGGCATGCCAAAAAGCTACCGCACTGCTAAACTTCAAAAAGGAGACATGACAGTGAAATATCAGGGACAACTCATGGCAGTTTTATGGGCAGATCGCAGACTTGTTACCATTCTTACAACAACTGGCTCTGCAAG CATGATTAACACAACAAACAGTAGAGGAAGAGATTTGGCCATTCCATCCGCTGTTAAACGTTATAACTTTACAATGGGTGGAGTAGATCTAGGGGATCAACTTCTCTTACAGTTTGAGCCAAATTTTAAAAGCGTGAAAATGTGGAGAAAACTACTTTTCCATCAACTAGTTACTGCTGCAG TTAATGCCTTCATCTGTTACAAAAGAACTTTTGTTGTTGAAACAAAACTAGACCATTTAAAGTTCCAACAGCAATTATGTCAGGATTTGATAGGAAATCATAGAGATGGAAGTAGAAACCAACAAATAAGAACAGTCAGGCTGGAGCATCGACAGTTGGGCAGAATAACTGAGAGGCATTTCCCAGAAAGAATACCAGATGGTAAACGGAAGAAATGTGTGGTGTGTGCTGGGACAGACAGATTCAAGAAATCCCGTATTCAGTGGTGGTGTAGAATTTGCAAAGTTGGACTCTGCGTCGGCAGGTGTTTTAAAAGATATCACACCAGAATCAACTTTGAGGAATga